A DNA window from Bradyrhizobium barranii subsp. barranii contains the following coding sequences:
- a CDS encoding DNA translocase FtsK: protein MSMSAIERVIPLVGHLPPSIREGLARRMRELTGFGLIALSGVASAALMTWSVQDPSLSHATSRPIRNILGYAGAIGADLAMQILGLGAIMLVLTVAVWGWRMMTHRPFDREALRLGSWILCTVIAAGFASCWPHGGAWPLPTGLGGVVGDALVRAPAVIFGPAGTIYRMVLGTILFAAMGATFLIACGLGARAHDDEFAEIEDDDKPLDEDEESDRGSVSLGWLFHALMSTKARLIWLLGTAYRSLVSSGPKTKAVAFSRQEPNLGAGRAAPSISPQSEDEIDEDEHEEEEDEEEEEEEPAARAPRKKAAPKAASKKSSDKFELPSVSVLAAPKAGDRQPLSKAELEANSRSLEGVLQDFGVRGEIVKANPGPVVTLYELEPAPGIKSSRVIGLADDIARSMSALSARVAVVPGRNAIGIELPNAHREKVYLRELLVAKETVDSVAKLPLCLGKTIGGDPVIIDLARTPHMLIAGTTGSGKSVAINTMILSLVYRLRPDQCRLIMVDPKMLELSVYDGIPHLLTPVVTDPKKAVVALKWAVREMEERYKNMAKLGVRNIDGYNTRLLELKAKGEEPTRTVHTGFDKETGKAIYEEEKLSLDPLPYIVIIVDEMADLMMVAGKDIEGAVQRLAQMARAAGLHVILATQRPSVDVITGTIKANFPTRIAFQVTSKIDSRTILGEMGAEQLLGQGDMLYMAGGGRISRVHGPFASDEEVEKVVRHLKTQGQPEYLEAVTAEEPTEDEDGGAVFDASGMGADGGGDLFQQAVAIVKRDRKASTSYIQRRLQIGYNRAASLMERMELEGIVGPANHAGKREILVEEEDSHM, encoded by the coding sequence ATGAGCATGTCAGCAATCGAACGTGTCATTCCACTGGTCGGCCATCTGCCACCGTCGATCCGCGAGGGGCTGGCGCGGCGTATGCGCGAGCTCACCGGTTTCGGCCTGATTGCATTGTCCGGCGTCGCCTCGGCCGCGCTGATGACATGGTCGGTGCAGGATCCAAGCCTCAGCCACGCGACCTCGCGGCCGATCCGCAACATTCTCGGCTATGCCGGCGCGATCGGCGCCGACCTTGCGATGCAGATCCTCGGGCTCGGCGCGATCATGCTGGTCCTGACGGTCGCGGTCTGGGGCTGGCGCATGATGACCCATCGCCCGTTCGACCGCGAGGCGCTGCGGCTCGGTTCCTGGATTCTCTGCACCGTGATCGCTGCGGGCTTTGCCAGCTGCTGGCCGCATGGCGGCGCCTGGCCGCTGCCGACCGGCCTCGGCGGCGTGGTCGGCGATGCGCTCGTACGCGCGCCCGCGGTGATTTTCGGACCGGCGGGCACGATCTATCGCATGGTGCTGGGCACGATCCTGTTCGCCGCGATGGGCGCGACCTTCCTGATCGCCTGCGGCCTCGGCGCGCGCGCGCATGACGACGAGTTCGCGGAGATCGAGGACGACGACAAGCCGCTCGACGAAGACGAGGAGAGCGATCGCGGCTCGGTGTCGCTGGGGTGGCTGTTCCACGCATTGATGAGCACGAAGGCGCGGCTGATCTGGCTGCTCGGCACCGCTTACCGCTCGCTGGTCTCGAGCGGACCGAAGACCAAAGCCGTTGCGTTCAGCCGCCAGGAGCCGAATCTCGGCGCCGGCCGCGCCGCGCCGTCGATCTCGCCGCAGTCCGAAGACGAAATTGACGAGGACGAGCACGAAGAAGAGGAAGACGAGGAGGAGGAAGAGGAGGAGCCGGCCGCGCGCGCCCCGCGCAAGAAGGCTGCACCAAAGGCCGCTTCCAAGAAATCCTCCGACAAGTTCGAGCTTCCGTCCGTGTCCGTGCTGGCCGCGCCCAAGGCGGGCGATCGCCAACCGCTCAGCAAGGCTGAGCTGGAAGCCAATTCGCGTTCGCTGGAAGGCGTGCTGCAGGATTTCGGCGTGCGCGGCGAGATCGTGAAAGCCAATCCGGGTCCCGTGGTCACACTGTACGAGCTGGAGCCGGCGCCCGGCATCAAGTCATCGCGCGTGATCGGTCTCGCCGACGACATCGCCCGTTCGATGAGCGCGCTGTCGGCACGCGTCGCCGTCGTACCCGGCCGTAACGCCATCGGCATCGAGCTACCGAATGCGCATCGCGAAAAGGTCTATCTGCGCGAGCTGCTGGTCGCCAAGGAGACTGTCGATTCGGTTGCGAAGCTGCCGCTCTGCCTCGGCAAGACCATCGGCGGCGACCCCGTGATCATCGACCTCGCGCGCACGCCGCACATGCTGATCGCCGGCACCACCGGGTCCGGCAAGTCGGTCGCCATCAACACCATGATCCTCAGCCTGGTCTACCGGCTGCGCCCGGACCAGTGCCGCCTGATCATGGTCGATCCGAAGATGCTCGAACTCTCCGTCTATGACGGCATTCCCCATCTACTCACGCCTGTTGTGACCGACCCGAAGAAGGCGGTGGTCGCGCTGAAATGGGCCGTGCGCGAGATGGAAGAGCGCTACAAGAACATGGCCAAGCTCGGTGTGCGCAACATCGACGGCTACAATACGCGCCTGCTCGAATTGAAAGCCAAGGGCGAGGAACCGACGCGCACTGTGCACACCGGCTTCGACAAGGAAACCGGCAAGGCGATCTACGAGGAAGAGAAGCTCTCGCTCGACCCGCTGCCCTACATCGTCATCATCGTCGACGAAATGGCCGACCTGATGATGGTCGCCGGCAAGGACATCGAAGGCGCGGTGCAGCGTCTCGCGCAGATGGCGCGCGCCGCCGGCCTGCATGTGATCCTCGCGACGCAGCGCCCGTCGGTCGACGTCATCACCGGCACCATCAAAGCGAACTTCCCGACCCGCATCGCCTTCCAGGTGACGTCCAAGATCGACAGCCGCACCATTTTGGGCGAGATGGGCGCCGAGCAGCTGCTCGGGCAGGGCGACATGCTCTACATGGCGGGCGGCGGCCGCATCAGCCGCGTGCACGGACCTTTCGCGTCGGACGAGGAAGTCGAAAAGGTGGTGCGTCACCTCAAGACGCAGGGCCAGCCCGAATACCTCGAGGCCGTCACGGCCGAAGAGCCGACCGAGGACGAGGACGGTGGCGCCGTGTTCGACGCCAGCGGCATGGGCGCGGATGGCGGCGGCGATCTCTTCCAACAGGCCGTGGCCATCGTCAAACGCGACCGCAAGGCCTCGACCAGCTATATCCAGCGCCGGCTCCAGATCGGCTATAACCGTGCCGCCTCCTTGATGGAGCGCATGGAACTGGAAGGCATCGTCGGACCCGCCAACCACGCCGGAAAGCGCGAGATTCTGGTCGAGGAAGAAGACAGCCATATGTGA
- the xth gene encoding exodeoxyribonuclease III, with the protein MRLSLTTWNINSVRLRIDLVAKFLKSARPDVLCLQETKCIDDAFPLKRFKRLGYEHVALNGQKGYHGVAIVSKIPFESKDIRTFCDKVDSRHISVSFGEKASIAKPLVLHNFYVPAGGDIPDPALNEKFDHKLRFLDEMKACEPLHPRGEDRHILVGDLNVAPHENDVWSHKQLLKVVSHTPVETEKLQAALAAGEWVDVARERFPMSEKVYTWWSYRSADWTVGDRGRRLDHIWVSRALKDAVSDFKILRDARSWERPSDHVPVTVTLEV; encoded by the coding sequence ATGCGTCTTTCCCTGACAACCTGGAACATCAACTCGGTGCGGCTGCGCATCGACCTGGTCGCGAAGTTTCTCAAGAGCGCGCGGCCGGACGTGCTGTGCCTCCAGGAGACCAAGTGCATCGACGATGCCTTTCCGCTGAAGCGCTTCAAGCGGCTCGGCTATGAGCATGTCGCGCTGAACGGGCAGAAGGGCTATCACGGCGTCGCCATCGTCTCAAAGATTCCGTTCGAATCGAAAGACATCCGCACCTTCTGCGACAAGGTGGATTCGCGCCACATCTCGGTCTCGTTCGGCGAGAAGGCCAGCATCGCAAAGCCGCTGGTGCTGCATAATTTCTACGTGCCCGCCGGCGGCGACATTCCCGATCCCGCGCTGAACGAGAAATTCGACCACAAGCTGCGCTTCCTCGACGAGATGAAGGCCTGCGAGCCGCTGCATCCGCGCGGGGAGGATCGCCACATCCTGGTCGGCGATCTCAACGTCGCGCCGCACGAGAACGACGTCTGGTCGCACAAGCAGCTTCTCAAAGTGGTTTCGCATACACCTGTGGAGACCGAGAAGCTGCAAGCCGCGCTGGCAGCCGGTGAGTGGGTCGACGTCGCGCGCGAGCGTTTTCCGATGTCGGAGAAGGTCTATACGTGGTGGAGTTATCGCTCCGCCGACTGGACCGTCGGTGATCGCGGCCGCAGGCTCGACCACATCTGGGTCTCGCGCGCATTGAAGGACGCGGTCAGCGATTTCAAGATCCTGCGCGACGCGCGGAGCTGGGAGCGCCCGTCGGACCACGTGCCGGTGACGGTGACACTGGAGGTTTGA
- a CDS encoding cyclic nucleotide-binding domain-containing protein yields the protein MSIDDDVTLLERVPTLRLLGDASLRMLAIGSEQRNFVRGDVLFNLGDEADAGYVVQRGAFRVDDGAGAEMIAGPGALIGELALVVPMKRPSSAVALEHASVIRVARSLFQRVLESDPAAAVRLRDEFAVRSSQIASDILMAGAKLTSS from the coding sequence ATGTCAATCGACGACGACGTAACGCTTCTCGAGCGTGTCCCGACACTGCGCTTGTTGGGAGACGCGTCGTTGCGCATGCTGGCGATCGGCTCCGAGCAGCGTAATTTCGTCCGCGGCGACGTCCTGTTCAATCTCGGCGACGAAGCCGATGCCGGATACGTGGTTCAACGCGGCGCCTTTCGGGTCGACGACGGCGCCGGCGCGGAGATGATCGCAGGTCCCGGCGCGCTGATCGGCGAGCTCGCGCTGGTGGTGCCGATGAAGCGGCCGTCGAGCGCGGTCGCGCTGGAGCACGCCTCCGTCATCCGCGTCGCCCGCAGTCTGTTTCAACGCGTGCTCGAGAGTGACCCCGCGGCTGCGGTGCGCCTGCGTGACGAATTCGCGGTGCGCTCCAGCCAGATCGCGAGCGATATCCTGATGGCGGGCGCGAAGCTGACGTCGTCGTAG
- a CDS encoding GGDEF domain-containing protein, translating to MESGFDDLDYDYAASVAGRAVRSMAEQRIPPTPTNFAVWFHYFAGSHDDLRNAIDLLIDHNRPFDARTNQDLFETYVAPRAGAIASETSDRLHALMGTAKEFLATAMADNRSQMQAISEVADRGRAGVDPKALVAQLMNELARAATRATRLEAGFAEKTRELDVIRDSLSKSEERARTDTLTGLANRRALDEFLRKAQTTADWGEPLGVLMLDIDHFKTFNDNFGHGVGDQVLRLIAKVLREKVREQDLSARYGGEELIAVLPDADLATCAEIAERIRRAIAECTITRRSTGETLPGISVSIGVAQYRAGEAITDLIERCDRALYLAKGGGRNRVVTEVELDRAAAAG from the coding sequence ATGGAATCAGGCTTCGACGATCTCGATTACGACTATGCCGCGTCCGTCGCCGGACGGGCGGTGCGGAGCATGGCCGAGCAGCGGATTCCGCCGACGCCGACCAATTTTGCCGTCTGGTTCCACTATTTCGCAGGCAGCCATGACGACCTGCGCAATGCCATCGATCTCCTGATCGACCACAATCGTCCCTTCGACGCCAGGACCAACCAGGATCTGTTCGAGACCTATGTCGCGCCCAGGGCGGGCGCCATCGCCTCCGAGACGTCCGATAGGCTGCATGCCCTCATGGGGACGGCGAAGGAGTTTCTGGCGACGGCCATGGCCGACAATCGTTCCCAGATGCAGGCGATCAGCGAGGTCGCGGATCGGGGCAGGGCCGGCGTCGATCCGAAGGCGCTGGTCGCCCAGCTCATGAATGAGCTGGCGCGGGCCGCCACGAGGGCGACCCGGCTCGAGGCCGGTTTTGCGGAAAAGACCCGCGAGCTCGACGTGATCCGCGACTCGCTCTCCAAGTCCGAAGAGCGCGCCCGGACCGATACGCTGACGGGGCTGGCAAACCGGCGGGCGCTCGATGAATTCCTGCGCAAGGCGCAGACGACCGCGGATTGGGGCGAGCCGCTTGGCGTGCTGATGCTCGACATCGACCACTTCAAGACCTTCAACGACAATTTCGGCCATGGTGTCGGCGACCAGGTGCTGCGCCTGATTGCGAAAGTGCTGCGCGAAAAAGTTCGCGAGCAGGATCTGTCGGCCCGCTATGGCGGCGAGGAGCTGATTGCCGTGCTGCCGGATGCCGATCTCGCCACTTGCGCCGAGATCGCCGAGCGCATCAGGCGCGCGATCGCCGAATGCACGATCACGCGCCGCTCGACCGGCGAGACCCTGCCCGGCATCAGCGTGTCGATCGGCGTAGCGCAGTATCGTGCGGGCGAGGCGATCACCGATCTGATCGAGCGCTGCGACCGCGCGCTCTATCTCGCCAAGGGCGGCGGCCGCAATCGCGTGGTGACGGAGGTCGAGCTCGATCGCGCCGCGGCCGCAGGCTAG
- a CDS encoding 2-keto-4-pentenoate hydratase → MLDKDQIAAASQVLVNHWRDGTKFDALEPRLRPLSRADGYAIQAVLENQSLGKLFGWKIAATSEAGQKHINVAGPLAGRIMSDTVIADGGTASMKGNEMRVGEPEFAFVMGRDLPPCATPYSVDDVLAAVGTLHPAIEIPDSRFGDFASAGEAQLIADNACAHLFVLGAATTANWRAMDLVEERPQITLRGQRYLGHGKNVLGDPRVALAWLANELRGLGITLRAGEVVTTGTCHPPLPIQAGDHFTVDFGVLGQVSVGFA, encoded by the coding sequence ATGCTCGACAAGGATCAGATCGCCGCCGCATCGCAGGTCCTGGTCAACCATTGGCGCGACGGCACCAAGTTTGACGCGCTGGAGCCGCGGTTGCGGCCGCTGAGCCGCGCCGATGGCTATGCCATCCAGGCCGTCCTCGAAAACCAATCGCTTGGAAAGCTGTTCGGTTGGAAGATCGCGGCGACAAGCGAGGCCGGACAGAAGCACATCAACGTCGCAGGACCGCTGGCCGGCCGCATCATGAGCGACACCGTGATCGCCGACGGCGGCACGGCGTCGATGAAGGGCAACGAGATGCGCGTCGGCGAGCCGGAGTTCGCCTTCGTCATGGGCCGCGATCTGCCGCCGTGCGCGACGCCGTACAGTGTCGACGACGTGCTCGCCGCCGTCGGCACCTTGCATCCCGCGATCGAGATTCCCGACTCGCGCTTTGGCGATTTCGCCAGCGCCGGCGAGGCGCAGCTGATCGCCGACAATGCCTGCGCGCATCTGTTCGTGCTGGGCGCAGCGACGACTGCGAACTGGCGCGCCATGGATCTCGTCGAGGAGCGGCCGCAGATCACGCTGCGCGGCCAGCGCTATCTCGGCCACGGCAAGAACGTGCTCGGCGATCCCCGTGTTGCCTTGGCCTGGCTTGCCAACGAGCTGCGCGGGCTCGGCATCACCTTGCGAGCAGGGGAGGTGGTGACGACAGGCACGTGCCATCCACCGCTGCCGATCCAGGCCGGCGATCATTTCACGGTGGATTTTGGTGTGCTGGGGCAGGTGTCGGTGGGGTTTGCATGA
- a CDS encoding L,D-transpeptidase family protein → MKNKANSVSYPKNRSSGPLRAIRVKPAAGNPRRGWLTAGALTIPVALGRGGILANKREGDGGTPRGSFRPRQLWWRGDRHSRPRTFLPARAIGDTDAWCEDAGDRHYNQAIRLGPEQGGDRLKRTDHLYDFIIEIDHNTRPRIAGRGSAVFLHLARDSFGPTAGCVSMTKAAMLQLLRQLGPRTRIIIG, encoded by the coding sequence ATGAAAAACAAAGCGAATTCAGTTAGTTACCCAAAGAATCGAAGCTCCGGACCGCTTCGAGCGATCCGCGTTAAACCTGCTGCCGGGAATCCGCGCCGGGGCTGGCTGACGGCCGGCGCGCTGACGATCCCGGTGGCGCTGGGGCGGGGCGGAATCCTGGCAAACAAGCGCGAGGGCGATGGCGGCACCCCGCGGGGCAGCTTCCGTCCCAGGCAATTATGGTGGCGGGGCGACCGCCACAGCCGTCCGCGGACCTTTCTTCCGGCCCGGGCCATCGGCGACACGGACGCCTGGTGCGAGGACGCCGGGGATCGCCACTACAATCAGGCGATCCGGCTCGGACCGGAGCAGGGCGGTGACCGTCTCAAGCGGACCGACCATCTCTATGACTTCATCATCGAAATCGACCACAACACCAGACCGCGCATCGCCGGCCGCGGCAGTGCGGTATTTTTGCATCTGGCGCGCGACAGTTTCGGGCCGACCGCAGGCTGCGTCTCGATGACCAAAGCGGCGATGCTGCAATTGCTGCGGCAACTGGGACCAAGAACAAGAATCATCATCGGGTGA
- a CDS encoding YggS family pyridoxal phosphate-dependent enzyme has translation MTETNAAPVTGHSPNALTAVEAEIVRACKEARRDRASVTLIAVSKTFAADAIIPVIDAGQRVFGENRVQEAKGKWPALTSAYSGIALHLIGPLQSNKAKEAVALFDAIHSVDRPSICQALAKEIESQNRHPELFVQINIGEEPQKAGIAPGEADAFIASCRDSYGLTISGLMCIPPVDEPPAAHFALTAKIAARNGLKNLSMGMSADFATAIMLGATHVRVGSAIFGHR, from the coding sequence ATGACCGAAACCAACGCCGCGCCGGTAACCGGCCATTCACCAAACGCGCTCACTGCGGTCGAAGCCGAAATTGTCCGCGCCTGCAAGGAAGCGCGGCGCGATCGCGCCTCCGTGACGCTGATCGCGGTGTCCAAGACGTTCGCCGCGGATGCAATTATCCCGGTCATCGACGCCGGACAGCGCGTATTTGGCGAAAATCGGGTGCAGGAGGCCAAAGGCAAGTGGCCCGCGTTAACGTCCGCCTATTCCGGCATCGCGCTGCATCTGATCGGGCCGCTGCAGTCCAACAAGGCGAAGGAGGCGGTGGCGCTGTTCGATGCCATCCATTCGGTCGACCGCCCGAGCATTTGCCAGGCGTTAGCCAAGGAAATCGAATCCCAGAACAGGCACCCGGAGCTGTTCGTCCAGATCAACATCGGCGAGGAGCCGCAGAAGGCCGGCATCGCTCCCGGCGAGGCCGATGCCTTCATCGCGAGCTGCCGCGACAGCTATGGGCTGACGATCTCCGGCCTGATGTGCATCCCGCCGGTCGACGAGCCGCCGGCGGCGCATTTCGCGCTGACCGCCAAGATCGCAGCGCGCAATGGATTGAAGAATCTCTCGATGGGCATGAGCGCGGACTTCGCCACCGCAATCATGCTCGGCGCCACCCATGTGCGCGTCGGGAGCGCGATCTTCGGGCATCGGTAG
- a CDS encoding response regulator transcription factor, with translation MANARKILIVDDDTDLRDTLVEQLSLHEEFEASAVDTGAKGASAAKANAPDLVLMDVGLPDTDGREVVRSLRKGGFKAPIIMLTGHDTDSDTILGLESGANDYVAKPFRFAVLLARIRAQLRQHEASEDAVFSVGPYSFRPGSKMLTAANARKVRLTEKETAILRFLYRAGQMPVSRETLLQEVWGYNSGVTTHTLETHIYRLRQKIEKDAANPEILVTEAGGYKLVP, from the coding sequence ATGGCCAATGCCCGCAAGATCCTCATCGTGGATGACGATACCGATCTGCGCGATACGTTGGTGGAGCAATTATCGCTGCACGAAGAATTTGAGGCCTCCGCCGTCGATACCGGCGCCAAGGGCGCGAGCGCCGCGAAGGCCAATGCCCCCGATCTCGTCCTGATGGATGTCGGCCTGCCCGACACCGATGGCCGCGAGGTGGTTCGTTCCTTGCGCAAGGGCGGCTTCAAGGCTCCGATCATCATGCTCACCGGGCATGACACCGATTCCGACACGATTTTGGGGCTGGAATCCGGCGCCAACGACTACGTCGCAAAACCCTTCCGTTTCGCCGTGCTGCTGGCTCGCATCCGCGCCCAGCTCCGCCAGCACGAGGCGAGCGAGGACGCGGTGTTCTCGGTCGGCCCCTACTCCTTCCGCCCGGGCTCGAAGATGCTGACCGCGGCCAATGCCCGCAAGGTCCGGCTCACCGAGAAGGAAACCGCCATCCTCCGCTTCCTCTACCGGGCCGGCCAGATGCCGGTCTCGCGCGAGACCCTGCTCCAGGAGGTCTGGGGCTATAATTCCGGCGTCACCACCCACACGCTGGAAACCCACATCTATCGCCTCCGCCAGAAGATCGAGAAGGACGCCGCCAATCCGGAGATCCTGGTCACGGAAGCCGGTGGCTACAAGCTGGTGCCGTGA
- a CDS encoding outer membrane lipoprotein carrier protein LolA, with protein MAGVLLVTAAMVTAASFAQTVPVPKPAPKGRDGGGPAVTGATQTPPNPVIPDPRRNVPTSIFQTFDANQKAQAAKVSAYLSSLSTLVGNFVQVGPDGSKTQGDFYIQKPGKVRFEYDAPSPIDIVADGSSLVVRDRKLATQDVYPLSQTPLRFLLSDRIDLMKDTNVVNVSADDVFVSVTIEEKQALVGTSRLLLMFGAKDGQLKQWTVTDPQGYDTTIAVYNLDAGKKLDPAMFKIDFTNYGPSPG; from the coding sequence ATGGCCGGCGTGCTTCTCGTCACCGCCGCGATGGTGACCGCGGCGTCGTTTGCGCAGACCGTGCCTGTGCCGAAGCCCGCGCCGAAGGGCCGCGATGGCGGAGGCCCCGCCGTCACCGGCGCGACCCAGACGCCGCCGAACCCGGTCATCCCGGATCCGCGCCGCAACGTGCCGACCAGCATCTTCCAGACGTTTGACGCCAACCAGAAGGCGCAGGCGGCCAAGGTCAGCGCCTATCTGTCCTCGCTGTCGACACTGGTTGGAAATTTCGTCCAGGTCGGCCCCGACGGCAGCAAGACGCAGGGCGACTTCTACATCCAGAAGCCCGGCAAGGTGCGCTTCGAATATGACGCGCCAAGCCCGATCGACATCGTCGCCGACGGATCGTCGCTGGTGGTGCGCGACCGCAAGCTCGCGACCCAGGACGTCTATCCGCTGTCGCAGACGCCGCTGCGCTTCCTGCTGTCCGACCGCATCGACCTGATGAAGGACACCAATGTCGTCAACGTCTCGGCTGACGACGTGTTCGTCAGCGTCACCATCGAGGAGAAGCAGGCGCTGGTCGGCACCAGCCGCCTGCTGCTGATGTTCGGCGCCAAGGACGGCCAGTTGAAGCAGTGGACCGTCACCGACCCGCAGGGCTACGACACCACGATCGCGGTCTACAATCTCGATGCGGGCAAGAAGCTCGATCCTGCCATGTTCAAGATCGATTTCACCAATTACGGCCCATCGCCGGGTTGA
- a CDS encoding diguanylate cyclase domain-containing protein, whose amino-acid sequence MANVSFNRKRAKLKQVLGIRARLALLAVILVTPLMFERIRSLEDTRARQIAQAATEFTTIARHSADAQREVISSVETILKSEAFIRASAGGISKSCDVLRASLPSNLPWIRTLLIAGQDGRIQCATNNMYVGLDLSDRPYFQQAQETGRFVLSDFILSRPVPSPTVMAVYPVSAFSGVADAVVLATVNLDWMSKVMSNLGGRAGITAVLVDSAGTVLAAPADQHSAIGRPLDNMPLMSAIADRALRSDQDEGSLSFLAADGSRRAVSYIRIAGTNARLIASIDEDKVSAAVSRDIRTAYLQLAFVVLFVLLGALIAAEKLVIKPIEMLADMAKRLGEGDLSARAARNRLPAEFVPLARAFNAMAAQLSQRERELIASNDRLTVMASIDMLSGLANRRGFQSRLDFEWMRAQQYDSELALLMIDVDHFKLFNDTYGHLEGDSCLTRLGESLSGIAADTMGFAARYGGEEFCLLLPNTDVNRAVEIGEQVRAAVLKLCLPHITSAHMIVTVSIGVAATKPNETLRPGDLIEAADAALYAAKHRGRNNVMEHGIQVIENGAADMMLAASA is encoded by the coding sequence ATGGCAAACGTCAGTTTCAACCGCAAACGAGCGAAACTCAAGCAGGTTCTCGGAATCCGGGCACGGCTTGCGTTGCTCGCGGTGATTCTGGTGACACCTTTGATGTTCGAGCGCATCCGTTCGCTCGAGGACACGCGCGCGCGTCAGATCGCGCAGGCCGCGACCGAATTCACCACCATTGCAAGACACAGCGCCGATGCGCAGCGCGAAGTGATCTCGTCGGTCGAAACCATCCTGAAATCTGAAGCCTTCATCCGCGCCTCCGCCGGCGGCATCAGCAAGAGCTGCGACGTGCTGCGCGCGAGCCTGCCGTCGAACCTTCCCTGGATCCGCACGCTGTTGATCGCCGGCCAGGACGGACGCATCCAGTGCGCCACCAACAACATGTATGTCGGCCTCGACCTCAGCGACCGGCCATACTTCCAGCAGGCGCAGGAAACCGGCCGCTTCGTGCTGAGCGACTTCATCCTGTCGCGGCCCGTGCCGTCGCCGACCGTCATGGCGGTTTATCCGGTGTCGGCCTTCAGCGGTGTGGCGGATGCCGTCGTTCTCGCCACCGTGAACCTCGACTGGATGTCGAAGGTCATGAGCAATCTCGGCGGCCGTGCCGGGATCACTGCCGTGCTGGTCGACAGCGCCGGCACCGTGCTCGCCGCGCCGGCTGACCAGCACAGCGCGATCGGCCGTCCGCTCGACAACATGCCGCTGATGTCGGCGATCGCCGACAGGGCGCTGCGTTCGGACCAGGACGAGGGCTCACTCTCTTTCCTCGCCGCCGACGGCTCCCGCCGCGCGGTGAGCTATATCCGCATCGCCGGCACCAATGCCCGCCTGATTGCCAGCATCGACGAGGACAAGGTGTCCGCGGCGGTCAGCCGCGACATCCGCACTGCCTATCTGCAGCTCGCGTTCGTCGTCCTGTTCGTGCTGCTCGGCGCGCTGATCGCTGCCGAGAAGCTCGTGATCAAGCCGATCGAGATGCTGGCCGACATGGCCAAACGCCTCGGCGAGGGCGACCTCTCGGCCCGCGCCGCGCGCAACCGTCTGCCGGCCGAGTTCGTGCCGCTGGCCCGCGCCTTCAACGCGATGGCCGCGCAGCTCAGCCAGCGCGAGCGCGAGCTGATCGCGAGCAACGACCGCCTGACCGTGATGGCCTCGATCGACATGCTGTCGGGGCTGGCCAATCGCCGCGGCTTCCAGAGCCGGCTCGACTTCGAATGGATGCGCGCGCAGCAATATGACAGCGAGCTTGCGCTGCTGATGATCGACGTCGATCACTTCAAGCTGTTCAACGACACCTATGGCCATCTTGAAGGCGATTCCTGCCTGACCCGGCTCGGCGAATCCTTGTCCGGCATCGCCGCCGACACGATGGGCTTTGCGGCCCGCTATGGCGGCGAGGAATTCTGCCTGCTGCTGCCGAACACCGACGTGAACCGCGCCGTCGAGATCGGCGAGCAGGTGCGCGCGGCCGTGCTGAAGCTGTGCCTGCCGCACATCACCTCCGCCCACATGATCGTCACCGTCTCGATCGGCGTTGCCGCAACGAAGCCGAACGAGACGCTGCGCCCCGGCGATCTCATCGAAGCCGCCGACGCCGCGCTCTACGCCGCAAAACACCGCGGTCGCAACAATGTCATGGAGCACGGCATCCAGGTGATCGAGAACGGCGCGGCCGACATGATGCTGGCGGCGAGCGCCTAG